The window TGACTACATCCAGTCCGTGTTACGAATAATACCAACCGCAAGCCCTTCAATAGACAAGTGTTGGGATTCTAAGTCCACGTGAATTGGAGAAAACTCTTCATTTTCAGCATGTAACAGAACGGTAGAACCTTTGCGCTCTAGGCGTTTTACCGTTACATCATCGTCGACACGAGCAACGACAACTTGTCCATCACGCACGTCTTGTGTTTTATGCACGGCCAGTAAATCGCCATCCATAATACCGATGTCTTTCATACTTTCGCCATTTACGCGAAGTAAGAAGTCAGCTTGTGGCTTAAACATACCTGGGTCAACTTGGTAATGCATTTCTACATGCTCTTGAGCCAAAATAGGCTCGCCAGCGGCAACCTGACCAATTAATGGTAAACCTTGCTCTTCGTTCGCTGCATCTTCAAGCAAAATACGAATACCGCGAGACGCACCCGGGATAATCTCAATCGCTTCTTTACGAGCAAGAGCTTTCAAATGTTCTTCTGCTGCATTAGCAGAACGGAAGCCTAGTTCACGTGCAATTTCTGCGCGTGTCGGTGGCATACCGAAATCGTCAATCTTACTTTTGATAAGATCGAAAACTTGTTGTTGGCGGGGCGTTAACGGCTTCATGATTCACCTGTCTTTTTATACAGTTGACTGTGAGTATATCCAGTAACCGAACAAAAGCAAAGCAATTGGTTGTTTTTAGTTCATTTTTCAAAAATCACAAAAATAAAATGTCTAGCCAAACATAACCCGCCAAGCCTAAGCAGACAAAAACCGCAGCGGAACCGGCATCTTTAGCCATGCCCGCTAGCTCATGATGTTCACTGCCAATCCGATCAACGACCGCTTCAATCGCCGTATTGATCAACTCGACCACGACCACTAATACAACAGCAGCAATCATTAAGATGCGCTCTACCTGGCTCACATCTAAGTAGAACGCCAGTGGGATTAACACCGCTGCCATAAATACTTCTTGGCGAAAAGCCGCCTCGTTTTTAAATGAGCTAGTGATGCCTTGCCATGAAAAGCCTGCTGCTTTCACTATGCGTTTGAATCCGGTGTTTGATTTTTTGCTCATTTTTAACCCTATACTCAATCAGTCGATGAATGATTTTAAACAAACTTAACGGCAATATGACTATTTCCATTAAAAGGTTAGACCAGTTTCTGGTATTCTTGCATCGATTAAATTTACGCCTAGGCTTATCCCTATTTCACTCACAGGATTTATCCTTTCATCATAGAAATAGAGATACGCTTAAGCACATTGAAATAACTATTGAGGCAGTGAACCTATATGTCTTCTGGACAATCTTTTTCACGTTCATTAATGAAGCTACCTTTATCCGTTTTGGTAAAGGGCACATCAATACCTTCGAATCCGGTTGAGGATTTGAACATTGATTTAGGCAAACCGATTGTATACGCCTTACCATTTCGTTCAAGTGTCGACCTACTTACGCTGCAAAAGCATGCGCTTGAATTGGGCTTACCCGATCCTTTTAGCAAGCTTGAAATAAACGGCAAATCACTGCAACGCTTCGTGTTCATCTCTTCACGCAAAACATTGCTGCAAGATGATGACTATGTTCCAAGCTCTTCAATTGAAGTTTTCTCTGAGCTGCTTTCACTGCATGCTGAAGACTCAGAGCTTGATGTTCAAGTTATCCCAGCAACCGTATTGTGGGGACGTAAACCAGGTAAAGAGAATAACCAGAAACCTTACCTACAAGCAATGAACGGCTTAGAAAAATCAAAAGCTGTATTGCTGGCTGGTCGTGACTGTCTGGTTCGCTTTAGCCCGGTTGTCTCTCTACGCTACATGGCTAACTCACACGGTACCGATAGCACCATCGCGCATAAGCTTGCTCGCGTGGCACGCATTCACTTCTCTCGTCAAAAGCTTGCAGCATCAGGTCCTAACCTACCAAGCCGCCAAGCTCTGTTCGACCGCCTGCTAAAATCAGAAGCTATCAAAAAGGCGATCGAAGACGAAGCTGAAGCAAAAAATATTTCCATAGAGAAAGCGAGCAAAGAAGCTCAAGACATCATGGATGAGATCGCAGCTAACTTCTCTTACTCGCTGATTAAACGCGGTGAGAAGATTCTTGGTTGGTTATGGAATAAGTTGTACCAAGGCCTGCATATTAGCAACGCTTCAACGGTTCGTAAGCTAGCTCAAGACGGCCACGAAATTGTTTACGTGCCTTGTCACCGCAGCCACATGGATTACTTACTGCTTTCTTATGTGCTTTATCATGAAGGCATGGTGCCTCCGCACATCGCGGCGGGTATTAACCTCAACTTCTTCCCTGCCGGTCCTATTTTCCGTCACGGCGGTGCGTTCTTTATTCGTCGTAGCTTCAAAGGCAACAAGCTTTACTCAACGATTTTCCGTGAATACCTAGCCGAACTGTTCGCTAAAGGTTACTCGGTAGAGTACTTCAGTGAAGGTGGTCGTTCTCGTACGGGTCGTCTACTGCAAGCGAAAACGGGCATGCTAGCGATGACCATTCAAGCCATGCTACGCGGTATGAACCGTCCTGTTACTTTGGTTCCTGTGTACATCGGTTATGAACACGTAATGGAAGTGGCTACTTACGCCAAGGAACTTCGTGGTAAACGCAAAGAGAAAGAGAATGCGAGCCTTGTGATTCGTACTCTGCGTAAGCTGCGCAACTTTGGTAAAGGTTATGTGAACTTCGGTGAGCCGATCCAACTTAACCAATACCTGAACGAGCACGCACCGGAGTGGACTAAAGACATCGATCCAATGGGCACCAGCAAACCACAATGGATGAACCCTGTGGTTAACGATCTGGCGACTAAGATGATGACGCACATTAACGATGCAGCAGCGACTAATGCCCTGACACTCTGTGCGACCGCGCTACTCGCTTCTCGACAGCGTGCATTGTCTCGTGATTCTTTGGTTTCTCAAATCAACTGCTACCTGTCTCTGCTTAAGAATGTTCCTTACTCGGATACGTTCACGGTTCCAAAAGACAGCGCAGAAGACTTAGTAAAACACGCAGAGTCATTGAACAAGTTCTTGATTGAATCAGACACGATGGGCGACATCATTTCACTTGATCGTCACCAATCCATTCTGATGACTTATTATCGTAATAACATCATCCACTTGTTTGCACTGCCATCACTGATTGCTCAGATGACAATTCGCCAACGTGGTATCTCAATTGCGACCATTCAGAAGAATGTTGCTGCGATCTACCCGTTCTTGAAGAAAGAGCTGTTCTTAAGCTATG of the Vibrio lentus genome contains:
- the lexA gene encoding transcriptional repressor LexA, translated to MKPLTPRQQQVFDLIKSKIDDFGMPPTRAEIARELGFRSANAAEEHLKALARKEAIEIIPGASRGIRILLEDAANEEQGLPLIGQVAAGEPILAQEHVEMHYQVDPGMFKPQADFLLRVNGESMKDIGIMDGDLLAVHKTQDVRDGQVVVARVDDDVTVKRLERKGSTVLLHAENEEFSPIHVDLESQHLSIEGLAVGIIRNTDWM
- the plsB gene encoding glycerol-3-phosphate 1-O-acyltransferase PlsB, with the protein product MSSGQSFSRSLMKLPLSVLVKGTSIPSNPVEDLNIDLGKPIVYALPFRSSVDLLTLQKHALELGLPDPFSKLEINGKSLQRFVFISSRKTLLQDDDYVPSSSIEVFSELLSLHAEDSELDVQVIPATVLWGRKPGKENNQKPYLQAMNGLEKSKAVLLAGRDCLVRFSPVVSLRYMANSHGTDSTIAHKLARVARIHFSRQKLAASGPNLPSRQALFDRLLKSEAIKKAIEDEAEAKNISIEKASKEAQDIMDEIAANFSYSLIKRGEKILGWLWNKLYQGLHISNASTVRKLAQDGHEIVYVPCHRSHMDYLLLSYVLYHEGMVPPHIAAGINLNFFPAGPIFRHGGAFFIRRSFKGNKLYSTIFREYLAELFAKGYSVEYFSEGGRSRTGRLLQAKTGMLAMTIQAMLRGMNRPVTLVPVYIGYEHVMEVATYAKELRGKRKEKENASLVIRTLRKLRNFGKGYVNFGEPIQLNQYLNEHAPEWTKDIDPMGTSKPQWMNPVVNDLATKMMTHINDAAATNALTLCATALLASRQRALSRDSLVSQINCYLSLLKNVPYSDTFTVPKDSAEDLVKHAESLNKFLIESDTMGDIISLDRHQSILMTYYRNNIIHLFALPSLIAQMTIRQRGISIATIQKNVAAIYPFLKKELFLSYDEDQLEDVVANIINELVSQGMIVVSDGEVTINQSNSQALMLLGRTISETLQRYSIALNLLAENPDLDKSDLEQKSQDIAQRLGRLHGINAPEFFDKGVFASMFATLKQQQYLDNDGNCDLEKTQQFAKLLYSMLYPEVRLTIQESIHQAE
- a CDS encoding diacylglycerol kinase, with amino-acid sequence MSKKSNTGFKRIVKAAGFSWQGITSSFKNEAAFRQEVFMAAVLIPLAFYLDVSQVERILMIAAVVLVVVVELINTAIEAVVDRIGSEHHELAGMAKDAGSAAVFVCLGLAGYVWLDILFL